Proteins found in one Trichoplusia ni isolate ovarian cell line Hi5 chromosome 14, tn1, whole genome shotgun sequence genomic segment:
- the LOC113500651 gene encoding uncharacterized protein LOC113500651 — translation MFANKVVLITGASSGIGADTAIEFAKLDAKLVVTGRNKDNLEKTAKECELRSPSKLTPLSVVANVDKETDIERLIKETIDHFGQLDVLVNNAGIMGVGSIENTSLEQYDSIMTTNVRGPYYLTMLATPHLVKSKGNIVNVSSVAGLRSFPGIVAYCTSKAALDQFTRCVALELAGKGVRVNAVNPGVIETGIHLRSGVSEEDYAAYLVKCKETHALGRTGTTQEVANTIIFLASDAASNITGSTIPVDGGRHAMCPR, via the coding sequence ATGTTTGCCAATAAAGTGGTTCTAATCACTGGAGCAAGTTCAGGTATCGGAGCGGATACTGCGATTGAATTCGCGAAGTTGGATGCTAAACTAGTTGTAACTGGAAGAAACAAAGATAATTTGGAGAAGACGGCAAAGGAATGTGAACTGAGATCACCAAGTAAACTAACACCTTTGTCGGTAGTTGCAAACGTTGATAAAGAGACCGATATCGaaagattaataaaagaaaCCATTGATCATTTTGGACAACTGGATGTACTTGTGAATAATGCTGGTATTATGGGAGTAGGTTCCATAGAAAATACATCCTTGGAACAATACGACTCAATAATGACGACTAATGTGCGTGGGCCCTACTATCTAACGATGTTAGCTACACCTCACCTTGTAAAGTCCAAAGGAAATATAGTGAATGTTTCGAGTGTAGCTGGACTCAGATCGTTTCCAGGTATCGTTGCTTATTGTACGTCTAAAGCTGCATTGGATCAATTTACGAGATGTGTAGCTCTAGAACTTGCGGGCAAGGGCGTTCGTGTAAATGCCGTCAATCCGGGCGTTATTGAAACTGGTATACATCTGAGATCCGGTGTGAGTGAAGAAGACTATGCAGCCTACCTTGTGAAGTGTAAGGAAACTCATGCCTTGGGTAGGACTGGAACTACTCAAGAGGTAGCGAATACTATCATATTTTTGGCCAGTGATGCAGCGAGTAATATTACTGGTTCCACTATACCAGTAGATGGTGGTCGCCATGCTATGTGCCCAAGATAA
- the LOC113500655 gene encoding uncharacterized protein LOC113500655, with amino-acid sequence MTCVDNRIADVSNEIQTLTSLSSDALEGANRALEDMKKCTANHTNLFAVGSCLGVVAIHTEMKSIGFMTHSAILMGRINLSVAALPASLEICAATRLIQAGIATGKIVIDIGTCSASAVFNTMIGRPITSVPPVQTL; translated from the exons ATGACTTGCGTCGACAACCGTATCGCAGACGTCAGCAATGAAATCCAAACCTTGACCTCACTGTCAAGTGACGCTCTCGAAGGCGCTAACAGAGCTCTGGAAGACATGAAGAAGTGTACTGCAAACCACACGAACCTGTTCGCCGTCGGGTCCTGCCTCGGAGTCGTTGCTATTCACACTGAGATGAAATCGATCGGTTTCATGACGCACAGCGCAATTCTG ATGGGCCGTATAAATTTGTCAGTAGCAGCATTACCAGCATCTCTTGAAATTTGCGCAGCAACTCGACTTATTCAAGCCGGCATTGCTACGGGCAAAATTGTCATCGATATTGGAACATGTTCAGCATCAGCTGTATTCAATACAATGATTGGAAGACCTATTACATCTGTGCCACCTGTTCAAACCTTGTAA